Proteins encoded together in one Terriglobus saanensis SP1PR4 window:
- a CDS encoding dienelactone hydrolase family protein: MRPFVLALALLLPAAHAQINSALLVDPNPDLKFPARNLDVTIPSHGTPLPGVFYLAEGNKPHPTVLLLNGLGSEQNGDLAQTLRRAGWNVLAVHSRGTAGVTGTYTPATATEDAEAESAFVQTNATTYFADPKKVVPLGYSEGATAALALFTQNAQIPAVVLISLPTQGAPGAPKVATRPVLLFSAEDGSAPQTEALLLAIKPTSPHSLHMHMRTDHNYATLRIALQSITVDWLARQFRPEH; the protein is encoded by the coding sequence ATGCGCCCGTTCGTCCTCGCACTCGCTCTGCTGCTCCCTGCGGCCCACGCCCAGATCAATTCCGCTCTTCTGGTAGACCCCAATCCCGATCTGAAATTCCCCGCCCGCAACCTCGACGTCACCATCCCGTCCCATGGCACACCGCTCCCCGGCGTCTTCTATCTCGCTGAAGGGAATAAGCCTCACCCCACCGTGCTCCTGCTCAACGGCCTCGGCTCCGAGCAAAACGGCGACCTGGCCCAGACCCTTCGCCGCGCCGGTTGGAACGTCCTCGCCGTCCATTCGCGCGGCACCGCAGGCGTTACCGGCACCTACACCCCAGCCACAGCCACGGAAGACGCCGAGGCCGAGAGCGCCTTCGTCCAGACCAACGCCACCACCTACTTCGCCGACCCCAAAAAGGTCGTCCCCCTTGGTTACAGCGAAGGCGCAACCGCCGCCCTGGCCCTGTTTACACAGAATGCGCAGATCCCAGCAGTCGTCCTGATCTCTCTCCCCACACAGGGAGCGCCCGGTGCGCCCAAAGTAGCCACCCGCCCCGTCCTTCTCTTCTCCGCCGAAGACGGCAGCGCACCCCAGACCGAAGCGCTCCTGCTCGCAATCAAACCCACCAGTCCGCACTCCCTGCACATGCACATGCGCACCGACCACAACTACGCCACGCTGCGCATCGCCCTGCAGTCCATCACCGTAGACTGGCTCGCCCGCCAGTTCCGCCCCGAACATTAA
- a CDS encoding EamA family transporter, whose protein sequence is MGWLGWALLSAVFAAATAVLAKIGVKGVDSNLATAVRTTVVLVFAWGWAYALGAHGGLGRIERRSWMFLVLSGLATGASWICYFRALQMGDAGRVAPIDKLSVVLVILFAWAFLGEGMSVSKVVGGGLIAAGAVVLARG, encoded by the coding sequence ATGGGTTGGTTGGGGTGGGCGCTTTTGAGTGCGGTCTTTGCCGCGGCAACGGCGGTGCTGGCGAAGATCGGCGTGAAGGGTGTGGACTCCAACCTGGCGACGGCGGTGCGCACGACGGTGGTGCTTGTCTTTGCGTGGGGTTGGGCTTACGCGCTGGGGGCGCATGGTGGTCTGGGGCGGATCGAACGCCGCAGCTGGATGTTTCTGGTGCTGAGCGGTTTGGCGACGGGAGCGAGCTGGATCTGCTACTTCCGCGCGCTGCAGATGGGCGATGCCGGGCGCGTTGCGCCGATCGACAAGCTGAGCGTGGTGCTGGTGATCCTGTTTGCGTGGGCGTTTCTGGGCGAGGGGATGTCTGTGAGCAAGGTCGTGGGTGGCGGGTTGATCGCAGCCGGGGCCGTGGTGCTGGCGCGAGGTTAA